The segment CATCAAGCAACCTGACGGAGATGTCTGTCGAGACGATAGAGACCTTATCGGGATCCAGCAACGACGTGGACAGCCCGTCGCCTCCCGCGACGTCCAGCAGCAGCGTGTTCGGCCTAATGTACCGCTCAAGATACTTCTTCACAATCCAATCGTATTCGCCACCCATGCTACGAACGTGCCGTTCAAAATCTTCCCCATACTTGTCATATCTCTCCCTTACCACCGCCTTGTTGATTTCCATTTCTTTTTCCATGCGTTAATCCTTTTTACGAATACTTATGTCGGACAGATCGATATTCCATATCCCCTGACCGTTGGGGCTTATACCATCTAGTTTTGGATTCACCGCCAAAGCGACGTTCGTGGAGAATAGCGGCACGACTACCGGATCGCGGCCGAGTTCTTTGTTGACCGACGAGTACAGATGAATACGATCCCTGCTGTTTTCCAGCACACGCGATAGCTCCAACAGCTTGTCCACCAGGCGATTGTTGTATCTCATGAAGTTAAACTGACCACTTGAATGGAGGAACGGGAAGTAGTAGGCATCAGGATCAGGATAATCGCCCAAGTATCGAACATATGCTACGTCAAATCTATTGTGGTACAGCCTGGCTATGTAGATCTCGTGCTCGCACATATCCAGGCGGACCCCGATCCCCTTCTTCCTCCATGCATCCATGATGCTGTCTATGACCACAGGATCCCTCTCATAGATTTTTCTGGATATCAAAAAGCGCAAGTCCCGTTCCCGGCCCCGCCCGCGCTTTCCCGAACCTGTCCCTCTGTCAATTGAGAGCTTCTTCCATCCGGGAATATCCATGGGTATCAGCGCATCGACGGGCCTGACCCCGATCATATGCGAAACACGAGTAAGCCCTTTGTTGTCGGTGCTGTGCAGCAAAAATACGCGTTCATCATCCCGCATCGTGCCATAGTTCATGACCAGCACGTCTACCGCATAATTAGGAAACCTTATGACGGTGCTCCCGCTCCTGCGGTATCTCGCAACTTCATCCTCCAGTTGAAGTTGGACTAAAGCCATACCACTACTGTCATACACTGCCTCGCTTAAACTCCCGTTGTCGTTCTTGATGAATCTGATCTTTTTGAAATGCGCGCGTCTGCCGTTCACATTTGATTCATTGGCGACTAGGACAAGCGAATTGTCAGAATGGCTTCCGACGCGATACGGACCTGTGCCAATAAATTGGCCGTCTAACTTGAAACCGATCTTGGCTAACGGACTCGCCAGGCACATAAGCAGGATGTTGGAGGGCTCGACAAGTCTAATCTCGAATATGTTCCCTGAAGCGGACAGCCCGGATACAACCGGCGACCGGCCCTCCAGATAATCGTCCAGCCCCTCCACGTTTCCTACGATCCACCTCCTGTCCGGATGTTTTCTGAGCATACCTTCGTAATAATGCTTCACAGCATCTCCAGATACGATCCTACCCGAGGAATCTCTAACATCGTCATTCAGGTGAAATACGTAATGTTTTCTGTCCATGCTTATAGTCCACCGTTTTGCTATGTCCGGCATCACTTTCAAATCCTTGTCGAGTTTGACCAAGCCTTCAAATACCTGGTTGATCACTAGGGCGCTAGTGAGATCCCTTACGCCATCGGGCGTCAGTTCGATATCAAGGTTTACAACGTCGATCACAAGCTCGTAGGATTCAGAATGAGCGTAAGTCGACGCAGAAAACAAGACCAGCGCAAGCAGAGATAGGATCAATTTTCTCGTTATGATATTCATACATTTCTCATGACAACCGCAATACTGGCGGAAGCCGGATCCGGACAGCACATCTCAACTGGACTGCCAAACATCTCGTCGATCTTAAGACCGAGCTCGTCCGCCACATCCCTGATGAATTTGTAAGTCATGGCACAATGCTCAAAACGTACCAGCCTCTCCGCGCCAGCGCCATCGTCAGGCAGGAGCTCGATCTCGACTATGAGTTTGTCGTTCTTAACATCCCTCTGGATCCATGTCCTTCTCCTTCCTGAAAACAGCCCTCCGATATCGACATGCTTCTCGACGGTCATTTCTCTGTGTGAGGAGAAAGAAGCGGCATTGTCTACGTGAAATGCAATGCGCGCCCTTTCACCCATGACGGAGGCCACTGTCCTTAGAATATCGCTAACATCGCGTTTATTGTGATTCTCCGAGATCACATTGCACGGCATGATGGCCAGACAGGAATCT is part of the Pseudomonadota bacterium genome and harbors:
- a CDS encoding ABC transporter substrate-binding protein, giving the protein MNIITRKLILSLLALVLFSASTYAHSESYELVIDVVNLDIELTPDGVRDLTSALVINQVFEGLVKLDKDLKVMPDIAKRWTISMDRKHYVFHLNDDVRDSSGRIVSGDAVKHYYEGMLRKHPDRRWIVGNVEGLDDYLEGRSPVVSGLSASGNIFEIRLVEPSNILLMCLASPLAKIGFKLDGQFIGTGPYRVGSHSDNSLVLVANESNVNGRRAHFKKIRFIKNDNGSLSEAVYDSSGMALVQLQLEDEVARYRRSGSTVIRFPNYAVDVLVMNYGTMRDDERVFLLHSTDNKGLTRVSHMIGVRPVDALIPMDIPGWKKLSIDRGTGSGKRGRGRERDLRFLISRKIYERDPVVIDSIMDAWRKKGIGVRLDMCEHEIYIARLYHNRFDVAYVRYLGDYPDPDAYYFPFLHSSGQFNFMRYNNRLVDKLLELSRVLENSRDRIHLYSSVNKELGRDPVVVPLFSTNVALAVNPKLDGISPNGQGIWNIDLSDISIRKKD